Genomic DNA from Perca flavescens isolate YP-PL-M2 chromosome 14, PFLA_1.0, whole genome shotgun sequence:
gctggtccgttgttccacgaccaggacggaatctgcattgttcctcttcaacccgaggttcgactatcggccgaaccctcctttccagcagcttggagtagactttaccagggaggctgagaagtgtgatacccctgtaattggcacacaccctctggtccccctttttaaaaagggggaccaccaccccggtctgccactccttttgGCACcatgcaatgttgaagaggcgtgtcaaccaggacagcccctccacacccagagccttgagcatttctggacggatctcgtCAATCCCAGGGGccttgccactgtggagttgtttaactacatcagtgacttccacctgggaaattgacaatgatcccccatcatcctccagctctgcctctaacatagagggcgtattagtcggattcaggagttcctcaaagtgctccttccaccgccctattacctcctcagttgaggtcaacggtgtcccatccttactgtacacagtttggatggttccccgcttccccctcctgaggtggcgaaaagttttccagaagcaccttggtgccgactgAAAGtgcttctccatgtcttctccaaacttctcccacacccgctgctttgcctctttcacggcagaggctgcagccctttggtaccctgcaaccgcctccggagtcctatGGGATAAcctatcccggaaagactccttcttcagtcggacggcttccctgaccaccggtgtccaccacggtgttcgtgggttaccgccccttaaggcacctaagaccacagctcctcgccgcagcttcagcaagggaaactttgaacattgtccactcgggttcaatgcccccagcctccacagggatgcacgaaaagctccgccggaggtgtgagttgaaagtctgtcggacaggggcgtcctccagacgttcccaatttacccgcactacccgagagtcttcccccaccccctgacccaactcaccaccagatggtgatcggttgacagctccgcccctctcttcacccgagtgtccaaaacatacggcctcagatcagatgaaacgattataaaatcgatcattgacctttggcctagggtgctctggtaccacgtacacttatgagcatccctatgttcgaacatggtgtttgttatagacaatccatgactagcacagaagtccaacaacaaacaaccactctggtttagatcagggaggccgttcctcccaatcacacctctccatgtgtctccatcattgcccacgtgcgcgttgaagtcccccactggagccccatgtaggactccagtcaaggtctccaaaaatctatctatctatctatctaatcaccactttaatggcttttttcgaaatgctatactgtgactttttgggacatactatgactttttatcacttttgacatacctatactatgactgttcttaaaaaaaactttccacttttgtttaatacattattggtattattcaacatttcaatgaaatttgtactaattaaaaccattcccccttttccaactattctcactacttcaccttcttcttacacaattatgccagcaatccagtttagctttagcttttcagcatttTCTAGTTCCGTTCTACAGAGCACTAACAATCAACTAACCCTAACTGACCCTTTTTAAGATATTAATCTTTAATGATTTCTGCTGGGAAAGTTGCATAAAGTTTATATGCCTACACATATCTGTGCATTGCTGTATAGCAAACACACAGTGGTGGACGAAGTAATCAGATCCTTATCTTGGGTAAAAATAATACACTCCCATTACAAGTTAGTcttgcatttaaaatgtataattagGAAAAAATGACCTCTGTGACTGTTGTACTATATATTCGAGAAAACTTCAAACTACAAATGTCAAAATGGTCgttaattttctgtcaatcaataaTTTCAGCTCAACTTGTATATGTTAGTATTTTTTTAGAAGAAAGCATATTTTAagttatgttttgtatgtaaaactCTGTAAATTAACTTACGTCAAATAACtatagtgcagtaaaaagtacagtatttcccTCAAATGGAATAGAAatataaagtagcatgaaaagaaaatagtaaatAGTCACATTCCATCACTGCAAATGCAGTATTACACAAATTTGTGTAAAGGAAGGCCCAAACCTGGAGGTGAGATGATAAAATTCTCTACATTGAAATTACTTTGACTGATATACATTTTAGATGTCAGAGAAAATGCAGTCCACATTAAGTCACTTAAGTCTTTTTCCATCTTTTATTAACCAGTACTGTCTGAGATTAGTAAATTGTTCCCTTGCTCCCATCTGCAGGCCTTCCAGAAGCTACAAGACTACACCCTCCTGCCTACAGCCTGCAGCGAGGCCTCCAAACTGGGAGCATCCCTGTCTTCGCTTTGCCTCCTCATAAACCAAAAGCACACATATTTCTGAAAACACTAGCTATCAGTACGTACGCAGCATTTACCTGCGCACGTTCATTGTGGGGTGAAGGGGATTAGTCACTTTTTCCACAGATTAAAATTCCTGTCTATTTCGAGGGGGAAACATTGACACAGCACCTGCAAACTGAATTATAAAACCACTAAATGCTAGTGTACTTAACTTGCTAAGACAGAAATGTGAAATCAATGTTGgaagtttttaatgttaaaatggctAAAATAGAAATGTTTAAAATTGACACTTTCTTAACATAACTGCAAGCAACAGAAAATTTAAGACACTAAGACCTGCAGATTTAAACATTGTACCCAAATCCTCTGAAAGTATAATTACTGACACAATTACAGGACGTGTAGCTGCTCAGTATAGAAATGCAGAGTTTTAAAAACTGATTGTTTTAGCCTTCTTATGTGAATTTGTAGTAAGTTTAGTGAAGACAGTAGTTGGCTTGTGTAATCTGTCGGTTCACCGTTGTAACATGTGTAGAAGtgcattaaaaagaaatgactCGCACCATCAGAAGAaattttgacatttatttgtTAGAAAGTTTGTTGTTTAACGGTTGGACTTTGCAACTCTCTCCAACTCGTCCTTCTTCTTGATGGCGTAAGAGTTAGATGAACCCTGAAATTAGGAGAAATTGGCtatttaatataaatcaatataAACAGGACCAGAATTACTAACTGCATTGTGTTTCTCACCATCAGAAGGATGCAATAATAGGAATTATATTGTAGTGTTTATCAGAATCCTGTTATAAGTGGATACATTTACCTTAGCTGCATTGATCAGCTCATCAGCCAGGCACTCAGCGATGGTCTTGATGTTCCTGAAAGCAGCTTCTCTTGCTCCTGTGCACAGCAGCCAGATGGCCTACAAGACAAGAGAGCAGCAGATTAGGGACTGACAAATTAACTTTGGAATAAACACTGGCTGGTAGTGTAATGTATCTGAGTTGGTGATTGACTGGGCCACAGCAGACTACAGCCAATGAATAAGCAAAGATATTTCCTCTGCGAGCACTCTAGCACACCAGGGCAACGGGAAGTATCCAGGCGTGACTCTAGCCTCGCTTAGTGCACAGCATTTAAACTATTACAGTAATTGCGAATAAAAGCAATATTTGGGCACAATTAACTAATTTACCAGATATGTGAAAGCACAACACCTCATTTTGCCTGGTCTGAGGTACAAGGATTTTGTTGTAATGCCACATTAAATCAAAGATTAGCCCCAacctttaagaaaaacatgtatttaatgTAAATGAGTGGTGACCTGGTTGACTCTGCGGAGGGGTGACACATCCACAGCCTGCCTCCTGACGGTACCAGCACGGCCGATACGGGTGGAGTCCTCACGGGGTCCACTGTTGATGATTGCGTTCACCAAGACCTGGAGGGGATTCTGGGGACAACATTTAAGAAATTTCAATTAATGAACAACATGTTGCAACATAACAGCAAGGAAGATATCCAGGACACTGGATACCAACAGAAACCTGGCATGAAGTGAAGGTAATCTGCTCAATGTTGTGGTATGCCAACAGTAATCATTTTAAGTTATGCTCTGGTCTCTACTGTATTTCAGGTTTCACTTCATTGACATCTGTTGACAGTAACTTCTGCAATATGCACTACAATTTTTAAGTTTTGTTTAATTTACAAATCTGGGAATTTGACTATTTCAATAATACACAGATTATAAAAAAGGTATCATTAACAGTTTAGCAACTGTAGTCAGTTTTTTAAACTAGACTTAAAACTAGATGAAAATCAATTAATGTAATCTgctccaaaaaaataaaaagagtactgactctagagtcatagtgagagaaacaaagtgtctcccctgtgctttctgaccacagcGAGAAGTctatagcaggaaaagttaaccctctccttgatttcatgtttatagagaaggagaaccaggtgTAGGGGGAAATTAAACTACCAAGCCAGGGCTGAGCAGCGTTCGTCACCgcaacgtgtagttacatttttcaagaggtgcacgtcaggccgTGTCTCCACCGACGTAGCCACGGCGTAAATTTTACGCAGAAGCATAGTTCACGCTTTAAtcatgctacacacacactaaacaagTGAGAATTGTAAAAGTTAGTGGCGCATACCTCTCCTGTCAGCAGGTGGATGATCTCGAAGGCGTGCTTGACAATGCGCACGGTCATCAGCTTCTTGCCGTTGTTGCGGCCGTGCATCATCATGGAGTTGGTCAGACGCTCCACGATGGGGCACTGGGCCTTACGGAAACGTTTGGCGGCATAACGTCCTCCAGAGTGTGGCAGGTACTTGGCGTACTTCTCTTTCACAGCAATGTAATCCTGCAGTGTACATAGTGCGTTTTAAACATCATGGTTTATACAGATTTTAACCCAGCATTGTTGAGGTACAGTATGTATGAAGATTAGGTGTGTCTGAGTTGGTGATTGACTGGGCCACAACAGACTACAGCCAATGAATAAGCAAAGACATTTCCTCTACGAGCACTCTAGCACACCAGGACAACAGGGCAGTGTCTAGGCGTGACTCTAGCCTCGATTAACACATCAAAtacaaacaattatttcagcaaataaagttaaagtaaaaaaaaactgaagcaaTATTTAAAAGGGTGGAAAACAAAAACTTAGAAACTAAGATTTGTTTCAATCAATAGACATAAGCAGCAACTCCCTCTTGCTGGGTACCTGCAGGGAGATGTCATTGATCTGGACATCATCAGTGCTCCACTTCCCGAAGAGTTTGATCTCCGGGGACTCGGCCACAGCTGGGGCAGTCTCCCACTCAGTCACTGAGGATGAAAAAACAAACCGGTGGTCACTTCAAgccaaggagaaaaaaaaaaaaatcgcattACACTGCATTGTGTGCACCCCATCATTTCTGAAaagatacatttatattttaacagatttatatatatataaaaaaaaaaaaaagggggctgGGAAATAACTTTCACGTCACATCAGGTTGTCTTAGGTTAACAAATGAGGCAGACATAGTTAGTGGTCTGGTTGATATTGATCACATTACGAAATACTGGATCCGTCATTGTCACATTTAATCAATTCTGAATATATTTGAACGTAACCTCAATTTAGATAGATATCTTAGCTACATTGCAAAGCTCTACCCGTTTTCATGGTAACTTGCCCGatgttacgtagctacacactATGATACGGATACCTAAATATATCTCTTTAGCATATAACACTTGAACAGAACATTATAATTCAATGTAAGGTCAGAACATCGGCGAAAACAGGGCCACATTTTCACAGCAGGGCCCGAGTTGAAGCCTGCTCCTCCAAAGTTAACGTAACGTTAGCAAACGGCCAGTAAGCCTGACAAGCTAGCAAACGCTTGAACAAAGGTGGTAATTTCTACTTTAAGAACGTGCCAATACTAAGTATGCTATCGCAACATTTAGTGAAATAAACTACTGAGATGTATTGAGGTAGCTGATTCACATGCCGCATCCACATGTGCTAAAAAGCTAGCCACAAGCTAACACTAAGCGCCGTTGTGCTCGTATGGAAATTCTTAgtacaaataaaacaacattaCGGAAAACGGAGATGCTTATTTCTTATTTCTCGGACAACGGGAGTCAGTACCGCTACTAATTATCCAATAATAATCTTTTTGAAGACATATGAAGCGGGCAAAAGGTGAATTTTTCACTCACTTGTGTCTGCCGTTCTGTACCACACTTCTCTGAGACGGAAAAGGGCCTTTTCGAGGCGCCGCGTGCAGATATCCGGTGAGCTGGTGGGTTCCTTCCGGTGCGCAAAACTTGAAGGGAATTGTAGTCTTTTCTTTTAGAATGGTCTGACGCTAAAAGTGTGTAGTTTGGATGAATAAATATGCTAAAGAAGATGGAAAATaagttctgtttttttctgttgctttagcttgttttgtttttttaatgttcttaACATTATTTTGTATCCTTATTCTGTCATAGCACTGtaaaattataataatgtatTGATCGATATATAAGATAGACTATAAGATTTatgtttcatgttttcattCTCCCAACAATCAAAACAATCATTTTTTCAAGTAGGTATCCGGCTTAAATGTAATAACTATGGCAAAAATGAAAGCCCAATATTGATATTTAAGttt
This window encodes:
- the rps5 gene encoding small ribosomal subunit protein uS7; this translates as MTEWETAPAVAESPEIKLFGKWSTDDVQINDISLQDYIAVKEKYAKYLPHSGGRYAAKRFRKAQCPIVERLTNSMMMHGRNNGKKLMTVRIVKHAFEIIHLLTGENPLQVLVNAIINSGPREDSTRIGRAGTVRRQAVDVSPLRRVNQAIWLLCTGAREAAFRNIKTIAECLADELINAAKGSSNSYAIKKKDELERVAKSNR